In Vicinamibacterales bacterium, the following are encoded in one genomic region:
- a CDS encoding PAS domain S-box protein has product MGVELSPARPILRFPPATTAVLTALVCLGIALGLRYVLNETIGSALPFVTVFAATAAAQWHGGRHAAIAVALLGLVGCVLMLPTVDGRTRVDEVGGVLGIGAFLFTSAVIIGFGDVARAAQIAAQHRSATLRVTLHSIGDGVITTDTRGRVTGLNAVAESLTGWTHADAVGQPLDAVFRIVNEHTRRAVENPAARALREGIVVGLANHTLLVRRDGVEQPIDDSAAPIRDADGQVSGCVLVFRDVTPQRQMERERAGQLQTARTLAAIVDSSDDAIIRKRLDGTIETWNAGAERVFGHRAAEAIGRHISLVIPPERMAEEEQILATLKAGRRVSHFETERIRADGSRIWVSLTISPIADETGAIVAASKIVRDVTARVNAEAERERFVKLVENSQDFIGLCDLQGVPFFVNRAGLEMVGLESLDQARHTPVAEFFFPEDRARVLDEFFPRVLREGQGEIEIRFRHFKTGAARWMAYKVLTLTDRSGAPTGFATVSQDVTERKARADELIEADRRKNEFLAMLAHELRNPLAPLSNAVQAIQRRRPGDEHTVAVAADILDRQIRQMSRLVNDLLDASRISRGKIELRRERVALRPILEEAIETVRPLVARLEHTLTTSLPPEALYVDGDAGRLSQAIGNLLANAAKFTDKGGHIWLSAGREGDEAVIRVRDSGIGIAPEHLRMLFDMFVQVDTAIERSRDGLGIGLALVKRLVELHGGTVDAHSAGPGRGSEFTVRLAALPAAAAGPAPERRAPPAVESMARRVLVVDDSADAAASLAMLLEFEGHETYKAHDGADAVRTAERVRPDIVLMDIGLPVLNGYQACRRIRDHAWGASIVMVAITGWGQEEDREQSHAAGFDLHFVKPVDYEELLRVVGSAHPRASA; this is encoded by the coding sequence ATGGGCGTGGAACTCTCCCCGGCGCGGCCCATCCTTCGTTTCCCTCCGGCGACGACGGCGGTGCTGACCGCGCTCGTGTGCCTGGGGATCGCGTTGGGGCTGCGGTACGTGCTGAACGAGACGATCGGCAGTGCGCTGCCCTTCGTCACCGTGTTCGCCGCCACCGCCGCGGCGCAGTGGCATGGCGGCCGGCATGCCGCGATTGCGGTCGCGCTGCTCGGCCTCGTCGGATGCGTGCTGATGCTGCCGACCGTCGACGGCCGGACCCGCGTGGACGAAGTGGGCGGCGTGCTCGGCATCGGCGCGTTCCTGTTCACCAGCGCCGTCATCATCGGATTCGGCGACGTCGCCCGCGCCGCCCAGATCGCCGCGCAGCACCGCAGCGCCACGCTGCGCGTCACGCTGCACAGCATCGGCGACGGGGTGATCACCACGGACACCCGCGGGCGCGTCACCGGCCTCAACGCGGTCGCGGAGTCGCTGACCGGCTGGACGCATGCCGACGCGGTCGGGCAGCCGCTCGACGCGGTGTTCCGGATCGTCAACGAGCACACCCGCCGGGCGGTCGAGAACCCGGCCGCCAGGGCGCTCCGTGAAGGCATCGTCGTCGGGCTCGCCAATCACACCCTGCTGGTCCGCCGCGACGGCGTCGAGCAGCCCATCGACGACAGCGCCGCGCCGATCCGGGACGCGGACGGCCAGGTCTCGGGCTGCGTGCTGGTGTTCAGGGACGTCACGCCGCAGCGCCAGATGGAGCGCGAACGCGCCGGTCAGCTGCAGACCGCGCGCACGCTCGCCGCGATTGTCGACTCCTCCGACGACGCGATCATCCGCAAGCGGCTCGATGGAACGATCGAAACCTGGAATGCCGGCGCGGAGCGGGTGTTCGGTCACCGCGCGGCCGAGGCGATCGGCAGACACATCTCGCTGGTGATTCCGCCCGAGCGCATGGCGGAAGAGGAACAGATCCTCGCGACGCTCAAAGCGGGACGGCGGGTCAGCCACTTCGAAACCGAGCGGATCCGCGCCGACGGCTCGCGGATCTGGGTGTCGTTGACGATCTCGCCGATTGCCGACGAGACGGGTGCGATCGTGGCCGCCTCGAAGATCGTCCGCGACGTCACCGCGCGCGTCAACGCCGAAGCGGAGCGCGAGCGGTTCGTCAAGCTGGTGGAGAACAGCCAGGACTTCATCGGGCTGTGCGATCTGCAGGGCGTGCCGTTCTTCGTCAATCGCGCCGGGCTGGAGATGGTGGGCCTGGAGAGCCTCGACCAGGCCAGGCACACGCCGGTGGCGGAGTTCTTCTTCCCGGAGGATCGAGCGCGCGTCCTCGACGAGTTCTTCCCGCGCGTGCTGCGCGAGGGGCAGGGAGAAATCGAGATTCGGTTCCGGCACTTCAAGACCGGCGCGGCGCGCTGGATGGCGTACAAGGTCCTGACGCTCACCGATCGCAGCGGCGCGCCCACCGGCTTCGCGACCGTGAGCCAGGACGTCACCGAGCGGAAGGCCCGGGCGGACGAGCTGATCGAAGCCGATCGGCGCAAGAACGAGTTCCTGGCGATGCTGGCGCACGAGCTGCGAAACCCGCTGGCGCCGCTCAGCAACGCGGTTCAAGCGATCCAGCGGCGCCGGCCCGGCGACGAACACACGGTTGCGGTCGCCGCCGACATTCTCGATCGGCAGATCCGGCAGATGTCGCGTCTGGTCAACGACCTCCTCGACGCCAGCCGCATTTCCCGCGGGAAGATCGAGCTGCGCCGCGAGCGGGTCGCGCTGCGGCCGATCCTCGAAGAGGCGATTGAAACCGTCCGGCCGCTGGTGGCCAGGCTCGAACACACGCTGACCACCTCGCTGCCGCCCGAGGCGCTCTACGTCGACGGCGACGCCGGCCGCCTGTCGCAGGCGATCGGCAACCTGCTGGCCAACGCCGCCAAGTTCACCGACAAGGGTGGCCACATCTGGCTGTCGGCGGGGCGCGAGGGGGACGAGGCGGTGATTCGTGTCCGGGACAGCGGCATCGGGATCGCGCCTGAGCACCTTCGAATGCTGTTCGACATGTTCGTGCAGGTCGACACGGCGATTGAACGGTCGCGGGACGGACTCGGCATCGGACTGGCGCTGGTGAAGCGGCTAGTGGAGCTGCACGGCGGAACCGTCGACGCGCACAGCGCGGGACCCGGCCGCGGCAGCGAGTTCACGGTGCGGCTCGCGGCACTGCCGGCCGCCGCCGCAGGACCGGCGCCGGAGCGGCGGGCCCCGCCGGCGGTCGAGTCGATGGCGCGGCGCGTGCTGGTCGTGGACGACAGCGCCGACGCCGCCGCGTCGCTCGCGATGCTGCTGGAGTTCGAAGGCCACGAGACCTACAAGGCCCACGACGGCGCGGATGCGGTGCGGACCGCCGAGCGGGTACGGCCCGACATCGTGCTGATGGACATCGGCCTGCCGGTCCTCAACGGCTACCAGGCGTGTCGGCGCATCCGCGATCATGCGTGGGGCGCGTCGATCGTGATGGTCGCGATCACCGGCTGGGGGCAGGAGGAGGATCGCGAACAGTCACACGCCGCCGGCTTCGACCTGCATTTCGTCAAACCGGTGGATTACGAGGAACTGCTCCGCGTCGTCGGATCGGCGCATCCGCGCGCCTCGGCCTGA
- a CDS encoding OmpA family protein gives MARLFPVGALIAIALCVPATSAAQGRIPAHVRVLTKSERIMRWLGPQTDVILVVDQGTTLEVLDFDHDKGWYWVILPPDLHGTRKVGWIRATAVEPAAAQASDAAQPAPDLAPPAPASEPQRDSAPAQASVTPPTAAPAPAEERVTINVRRDAPAAGGSDVAGAKKSYAFEDVHFERDHFSIRSEDIERLRAAAAALKADPSLVVTIEGHTCSLGTGSYNLALGTRRANAVKDYLVSAGVPAERLLTVSQGEGHAEYDNSREETRRLNRRVALVPRIQR, from the coding sequence ATGGCGCGTCTATTCCCCGTTGGGGCCCTGATCGCGATCGCCCTGTGCGTCCCGGCCACATCGGCGGCGCAGGGGCGGATTCCTGCCCACGTTCGCGTGCTGACCAAGTCCGAGCGGATCATGCGCTGGCTTGGACCTCAGACCGACGTGATCCTCGTCGTCGATCAAGGCACGACGCTCGAGGTCCTCGATTTCGATCACGACAAGGGGTGGTACTGGGTCATTCTCCCGCCCGACCTGCACGGCACGCGCAAGGTCGGGTGGATTCGCGCGACCGCGGTCGAGCCGGCGGCGGCGCAGGCGTCCGACGCGGCGCAGCCGGCCCCGGACCTCGCCCCGCCCGCGCCTGCGAGCGAGCCGCAGCGTGACAGTGCTCCGGCGCAGGCGTCCGTGACACCGCCAACCGCCGCCCCGGCTCCGGCAGAGGAGAGAGTCACCATCAACGTCCGGCGCGACGCGCCGGCCGCGGGCGGCAGCGACGTCGCGGGCGCGAAAAAGTCCTACGCGTTCGAGGACGTGCACTTCGAGCGCGATCATTTTTCCATTCGCAGCGAGGACATCGAGAGACTGCGCGCCGCCGCGGCCGCGCTCAAAGCGGATCCGTCGCTGGTCGTGACGATCGAGGGGCACACCTGCAGTCTCGGCACGGGGTCGTACAACCTTGCGCTTGGTACCCGGCGCGCGAACGCGGTGAAGGACTATCTGGTCAGCGCGGGAGTGCCGGCCGAACGGCTGCTCACGGTGAGCCAGGGCGAGGGGCACGCCGAGTACGACAACTCGCGTGAAGAGACCCGGCGATTGAACCGCCGCGTCGCGCTCGTCCCCAGGATTCAGCGCTGA